The Eleutherodactylus coqui strain aEleCoq1 chromosome 6, aEleCoq1.hap1, whole genome shotgun sequence genome window below encodes:
- the PMVK gene encoding phosphomevalonate kinase, with protein sequence MAAPRLVLLFSGKRKSGKDYITERLRYSLGGDVCALLRLSGPLKQQFALERALDFQRLLDTSDYKETYRAEMILWGEEKRSADPGYFCRLIVEGVTQPVWIISDARRRSDVDWFLAAYGDVLQNVRVTASQETRRCRGWVYTPEVDDAESECGLDTGVTFDWIIANDGDETSLDEQLHTLKAFILSRLTLLV encoded by the exons ATGGCGGCTCCCCGGTTGGTTCTTCTCTTCAGCGGGAAGAGGAAATCTGGGAAGGATTATATCACCGAGCGGCTCCGATACAG CCTGGGTGGGGATGTCTGTGCCCTCCTGCGCCTGTCCGGACCCCTGAAGCAGCAGTTTGCCCTG GAGCGGGCTCTGGACTTCCAGCGTCTCTTGGACACCAGCGACTACAAGGAGACTTACCGGGCGGAGATGATCCTCtggggggaggagaagaggagtGCGGACCCCGGATACTTCTGCCGGCTGATTGTTGAGGGGGTGACGCAGCCGGTGTGG ATCATCAGCGACGCTCGCCGCAGGTCGGATGTGGACTGGTTCCTGGCGGCATATGGCGATGTGCTGCAGAACGTCCGTGTGACCGCTTCTCAGGAGACCCGCCGATGCAGAGGATGGGTGTACACCCCGG AGGTGGATGATGCGGAGTCGGAGTGCGGCCTGGACACCGGCGTGACGTTTGATTGGATCATCGCCAACGATGGAGATGAGACGTCGCTGGATGAGCAGCTTCATACACTGAAGGCCTTTATCCTCAGCAGACTGACCCTTCTGGTGTGA
- the PIP5K1A gene encoding phosphatidylinositol 4-phosphate 5-kinase type-1 alpha isoform X1 codes for MTDMAAAAPEPVGGTSPGAPTMKRSTQSEGSVGAPGPSAQAGVPTMKKIGHRGVDSTGETTYKKTTSSALKGAIQLGITHTVGSLSTKPERDVLMQDFYVVESIFFPGEGSNLTPAHHYNDFRFKTYAPVAFRYFRELFGIRPDDYLYSLCNEPLIELSNSGASGSIFYVSGDDEFIIKTVQHKEAEFLQKLLPGYYMNLNQNPRTLLPKFYGLYCVQASGKNIRIVVMNNLLPRSVKMHLKYDLKGSTYKRRASPKEREKSFPTYKDLDFMQDVPDGLFLDPDMYSALCKTIQRDCLVLQSFKIMDYSLLVGLHNLDHARRENTVLDGQSQADTRKPVAQKALYSTAMESIQGEARRGGPIETDDQMGGIPARNAKGERLLLYIGVIDVLQAYRFMKKLEHSWKALVHDGDTVSVHRPGFYAERFQRFMCNTVFKKIPLKASPSKKSRIMPGITRRATQPTVPTQLQLTTEGKQYLSSEPEQAGPFGRPDVLPRTPPVDEAASDSIATTLSTSSLGSGGLNSPAHRAVGVEVHKSEKNETNTRERVADAHIQAEEEDEEPALDPSGIETEICF; via the exons ATGACTGACAtggccgcggcggcccccgagcCCGTGGGAGGCACCAGCCCAG GAGCACCCACCATGAAGAGGAGCACCCAGTCCGAGGGCAGTGTGGGG GCGCCCGGTCCTTCAGCACAGGCTGGCGTTCCCACCATGAAGAAGATTGGACACCGAGGCGTGGACTCCACAGGGGAGACCACTTATAAGAAG ACCACATCATCCGCACTGAAGGGGGCGATCCAGCTCGGCATCACACACACGGTGGGCAGCCTTAGCACGAAGCCCGAGAGGGACGTCCTCATGCAGGATTTCTATGTGGTTGAGAGCATTTTTTTCCCTGG CGAGGGGAGTAACTTGACGCCTGCTCATCACTACAACGATTTCCGTTTTAAGACTTACGCCCCCGTGGCTTTCCGTTACTTCCGGGAGCTGTTCGGCATTCGGCCTGATGATTACCTG TACTCTCTTTGTAACGAGCCCCTGATCGAACTGTCCAACTCCGGCGCCAGCGGCTCCATCTTCTACGTGTCTGGAGACGATGAGTTCATCATCAAGACTGTTCAGCACAAAGAGGCCGAGTTCCTGCAGAAGCTGCTACCCGGGTATTACATG AACCTGAACCAGAACCCTCGCACTCTGCTGCCCAAGTTCTATGGCTTGTACTGCGTGCAGGCCAGTGGCAAGAACATTCGCATCGTGGTAATGAATAACCTGCTGCCACGCTCGGTTAAGATGCACCTGAAGTACGACCTGAAGGGGTCCACCTACAAGAGGCGCGCGTCCCCCAAAGAGCGAGAGAAGAGCTTCCCCACCTACAAGGACCTGGACTTCATGCAGGATGTGCCGGACGGGCTCTTCCTGGACCCCGACATGTACAGCGCCCTGTGCAAAACCATCCAGAGGGACTGCCTG GTTCTGCAGAGCTTCAAGATCATGGACTACAGCCTCCTGGTGGGCTTACACAATTTAGACCACGCACGGAGGGAGAATACAGTGCTGGATGGTCAGTCGCAGGCCGATACCCGAAAACCAGTTGCACAGAAGGCGCTCTACTCCACTGCTATGGAGTCCATCCAGGGCGAGGCGCGGAGAGGGGGCCCCATAGAGACAGATGATCA GATGGGTGGCATTCCTGCTCGTAACGCTAAAGGGGAGCGTCTGCTGCTGTATATTGGAGTCATCGACGTCCTGCAGGCCTACAG GTTCATGAAGAAGCTGGAGCACTCCTGGAAGGCTCTGGTCCACGATGGG GACACTGTTTCAGTTCACAGACCCGGCTTCTATGCCGAACGGTTCCAGCGATTCATGTGTAACACCGTGTTCAAGAAAATCCCAC TAAAAGCCTCGCCCTCCAAGAAGAGCCGGATCATGCCAGGCATCACCCGCAGGGCCACCCAGCCCACCGTACCCACTCAGCTACAACTGACAACAGAGGGCAAGCAGTATCTGAGCTCCGAGCCTGAACAAG CAGGTCCTTTCGGACGGCCTGATGTGCTCCCCAGAACCCCTCCAGTGGACGAAGCCGCCAGTGACTCGATAGCAACCACTCTGTCCACGTCGTCTTTAGGCAGCGGAGGGTTAAACTCACCGGCACACAG GGCGGTTGGTGTAGAGGTTCATAAATCAGAGAAaaacgagacaaacacaagggagag GGTGGCCGACGCTCACATCCAAGcagaagaggaggatgaggagccTGCGCTGGATCCAAGTGGGATTGAGACCGAGATCTGCTTT TGA
- the PIP5K1A gene encoding phosphatidylinositol 4-phosphate 5-kinase type-1 alpha isoform X2, with amino-acid sequence MTDMAAAAPEPVGGTSPGAPTMKRSTQSEGSVGAPGPSAQAGVPTMKKIGHRGVDSTGETTYKKTTSSALKGAIQLGITHTVGSLSTKPERDVLMQDFYVVESIFFPGEGSNLTPAHHYNDFRFKTYAPVAFRYFRELFGIRPDDYLYSLCNEPLIELSNSGASGSIFYVSGDDEFIIKTVQHKEAEFLQKLLPGYYMNLNQNPRTLLPKFYGLYCVQASGKNIRIVVMNNLLPRSVKMHLKYDLKGSTYKRRASPKEREKSFPTYKDLDFMQDVPDGLFLDPDMYSALCKTIQRDCLVLQSFKIMDYSLLVGLHNLDHARRENTVLDGQSQADTRKPVAQKALYSTAMESIQGEARRGGPIETDDQMGGIPARNAKGERLLLYIGVIDVLQAYRFMKKLEHSWKALVHDGDTVSVHRPGFYAERFQRFMCNTVFKKIPLKASPSKKSRIMPGITRRATQPTVPTQLQLTTEGKQYLSSEPEQGPFGRPDVLPRTPPVDEAASDSIATTLSTSSLGSGGLNSPAHRAVGVEVHKSEKNETNTRERVADAHIQAEEEDEEPALDPSGIETEICF; translated from the exons ATGACTGACAtggccgcggcggcccccgagcCCGTGGGAGGCACCAGCCCAG GAGCACCCACCATGAAGAGGAGCACCCAGTCCGAGGGCAGTGTGGGG GCGCCCGGTCCTTCAGCACAGGCTGGCGTTCCCACCATGAAGAAGATTGGACACCGAGGCGTGGACTCCACAGGGGAGACCACTTATAAGAAG ACCACATCATCCGCACTGAAGGGGGCGATCCAGCTCGGCATCACACACACGGTGGGCAGCCTTAGCACGAAGCCCGAGAGGGACGTCCTCATGCAGGATTTCTATGTGGTTGAGAGCATTTTTTTCCCTGG CGAGGGGAGTAACTTGACGCCTGCTCATCACTACAACGATTTCCGTTTTAAGACTTACGCCCCCGTGGCTTTCCGTTACTTCCGGGAGCTGTTCGGCATTCGGCCTGATGATTACCTG TACTCTCTTTGTAACGAGCCCCTGATCGAACTGTCCAACTCCGGCGCCAGCGGCTCCATCTTCTACGTGTCTGGAGACGATGAGTTCATCATCAAGACTGTTCAGCACAAAGAGGCCGAGTTCCTGCAGAAGCTGCTACCCGGGTATTACATG AACCTGAACCAGAACCCTCGCACTCTGCTGCCCAAGTTCTATGGCTTGTACTGCGTGCAGGCCAGTGGCAAGAACATTCGCATCGTGGTAATGAATAACCTGCTGCCACGCTCGGTTAAGATGCACCTGAAGTACGACCTGAAGGGGTCCACCTACAAGAGGCGCGCGTCCCCCAAAGAGCGAGAGAAGAGCTTCCCCACCTACAAGGACCTGGACTTCATGCAGGATGTGCCGGACGGGCTCTTCCTGGACCCCGACATGTACAGCGCCCTGTGCAAAACCATCCAGAGGGACTGCCTG GTTCTGCAGAGCTTCAAGATCATGGACTACAGCCTCCTGGTGGGCTTACACAATTTAGACCACGCACGGAGGGAGAATACAGTGCTGGATGGTCAGTCGCAGGCCGATACCCGAAAACCAGTTGCACAGAAGGCGCTCTACTCCACTGCTATGGAGTCCATCCAGGGCGAGGCGCGGAGAGGGGGCCCCATAGAGACAGATGATCA GATGGGTGGCATTCCTGCTCGTAACGCTAAAGGGGAGCGTCTGCTGCTGTATATTGGAGTCATCGACGTCCTGCAGGCCTACAG GTTCATGAAGAAGCTGGAGCACTCCTGGAAGGCTCTGGTCCACGATGGG GACACTGTTTCAGTTCACAGACCCGGCTTCTATGCCGAACGGTTCCAGCGATTCATGTGTAACACCGTGTTCAAGAAAATCCCAC TAAAAGCCTCGCCCTCCAAGAAGAGCCGGATCATGCCAGGCATCACCCGCAGGGCCACCCAGCCCACCGTACCCACTCAGCTACAACTGACAACAGAGGGCAAGCAGTATCTGAGCTCCGAGCCTGAACAAG GTCCTTTCGGACGGCCTGATGTGCTCCCCAGAACCCCTCCAGTGGACGAAGCCGCCAGTGACTCGATAGCAACCACTCTGTCCACGTCGTCTTTAGGCAGCGGAGGGTTAAACTCACCGGCACACAG GGCGGTTGGTGTAGAGGTTCATAAATCAGAGAAaaacgagacaaacacaagggagag GGTGGCCGACGCTCACATCCAAGcagaagaggaggatgaggagccTGCGCTGGATCCAAGTGGGATTGAGACCGAGATCTGCTTT TGA
- the PIP5K1A gene encoding phosphatidylinositol 4-phosphate 5-kinase type-1 alpha isoform X3 — protein MKRSTQSEGSVGAPGPSAQAGVPTMKKIGHRGVDSTGETTYKKTTSSALKGAIQLGITHTVGSLSTKPERDVLMQDFYVVESIFFPGEGSNLTPAHHYNDFRFKTYAPVAFRYFRELFGIRPDDYLYSLCNEPLIELSNSGASGSIFYVSGDDEFIIKTVQHKEAEFLQKLLPGYYMNLNQNPRTLLPKFYGLYCVQASGKNIRIVVMNNLLPRSVKMHLKYDLKGSTYKRRASPKEREKSFPTYKDLDFMQDVPDGLFLDPDMYSALCKTIQRDCLVLQSFKIMDYSLLVGLHNLDHARRENTVLDGQSQADTRKPVAQKALYSTAMESIQGEARRGGPIETDDQMGGIPARNAKGERLLLYIGVIDVLQAYRFMKKLEHSWKALVHDGDTVSVHRPGFYAERFQRFMCNTVFKKIPLKASPSKKSRIMPGITRRATQPTVPTQLQLTTEGKQYLSSEPEQAGPFGRPDVLPRTPPVDEAASDSIATTLSTSSLGSGGLNSPAHRAVGVEVHKSEKNETNTRERVADAHIQAEEEDEEPALDPSGIETEICF, from the exons ATGAAGAGGAGCACCCAGTCCGAGGGCAGTGTGGGG GCGCCCGGTCCTTCAGCACAGGCTGGCGTTCCCACCATGAAGAAGATTGGACACCGAGGCGTGGACTCCACAGGGGAGACCACTTATAAGAAG ACCACATCATCCGCACTGAAGGGGGCGATCCAGCTCGGCATCACACACACGGTGGGCAGCCTTAGCACGAAGCCCGAGAGGGACGTCCTCATGCAGGATTTCTATGTGGTTGAGAGCATTTTTTTCCCTGG CGAGGGGAGTAACTTGACGCCTGCTCATCACTACAACGATTTCCGTTTTAAGACTTACGCCCCCGTGGCTTTCCGTTACTTCCGGGAGCTGTTCGGCATTCGGCCTGATGATTACCTG TACTCTCTTTGTAACGAGCCCCTGATCGAACTGTCCAACTCCGGCGCCAGCGGCTCCATCTTCTACGTGTCTGGAGACGATGAGTTCATCATCAAGACTGTTCAGCACAAAGAGGCCGAGTTCCTGCAGAAGCTGCTACCCGGGTATTACATG AACCTGAACCAGAACCCTCGCACTCTGCTGCCCAAGTTCTATGGCTTGTACTGCGTGCAGGCCAGTGGCAAGAACATTCGCATCGTGGTAATGAATAACCTGCTGCCACGCTCGGTTAAGATGCACCTGAAGTACGACCTGAAGGGGTCCACCTACAAGAGGCGCGCGTCCCCCAAAGAGCGAGAGAAGAGCTTCCCCACCTACAAGGACCTGGACTTCATGCAGGATGTGCCGGACGGGCTCTTCCTGGACCCCGACATGTACAGCGCCCTGTGCAAAACCATCCAGAGGGACTGCCTG GTTCTGCAGAGCTTCAAGATCATGGACTACAGCCTCCTGGTGGGCTTACACAATTTAGACCACGCACGGAGGGAGAATACAGTGCTGGATGGTCAGTCGCAGGCCGATACCCGAAAACCAGTTGCACAGAAGGCGCTCTACTCCACTGCTATGGAGTCCATCCAGGGCGAGGCGCGGAGAGGGGGCCCCATAGAGACAGATGATCA GATGGGTGGCATTCCTGCTCGTAACGCTAAAGGGGAGCGTCTGCTGCTGTATATTGGAGTCATCGACGTCCTGCAGGCCTACAG GTTCATGAAGAAGCTGGAGCACTCCTGGAAGGCTCTGGTCCACGATGGG GACACTGTTTCAGTTCACAGACCCGGCTTCTATGCCGAACGGTTCCAGCGATTCATGTGTAACACCGTGTTCAAGAAAATCCCAC TAAAAGCCTCGCCCTCCAAGAAGAGCCGGATCATGCCAGGCATCACCCGCAGGGCCACCCAGCCCACCGTACCCACTCAGCTACAACTGACAACAGAGGGCAAGCAGTATCTGAGCTCCGAGCCTGAACAAG CAGGTCCTTTCGGACGGCCTGATGTGCTCCCCAGAACCCCTCCAGTGGACGAAGCCGCCAGTGACTCGATAGCAACCACTCTGTCCACGTCGTCTTTAGGCAGCGGAGGGTTAAACTCACCGGCACACAG GGCGGTTGGTGTAGAGGTTCATAAATCAGAGAAaaacgagacaaacacaagggagag GGTGGCCGACGCTCACATCCAAGcagaagaggaggatgaggagccTGCGCTGGATCCAAGTGGGATTGAGACCGAGATCTGCTTT TGA